A section of the candidate division WOR-3 bacterium genome encodes:
- a CDS encoding ABC transporter ATP-binding protein: MILLDKVTKIYKMGEMEVKALDGIHFSMDEGDFVAVMGASGSGKSTMMNILGCLDIPTGGEYFLDDKPVSRMKKEELAHLRNHKLGFIFQSFNLLSRTTALDNVELPLFYGKHIKRKERHEKALKALDLVGLSSRHRHFPNQLSGGQQQRVAIARALVTNPLVILADEPTGNLDSTTSQEIMSLFTDLNKMGKTILLVTHEHDISQWAKRKIVLKDGRIISDTLNGETDKQK, translated from the coding sequence ATAATCCTTCTAGATAAAGTCACAAAAATCTATAAGATGGGTGAAATGGAAGTCAAAGCGCTTGACGGAATCCACTTTTCAATGGATGAAGGGGATTTCGTGGCAGTCATGGGCGCCAGCGGCTCAGGAAAATCGACCATGATGAATATTTTAGGATGCCTCGACATACCGACAGGGGGAGAATATTTCCTCGACGACAAGCCGGTAAGCAGAATGAAAAAAGAAGAACTCGCACATCTCAGAAACCACAAATTAGGGTTTATCTTTCAGAGCTTCAATCTGCTTTCGCGAACTACAGCGCTGGACAACGTCGAACTTCCTCTATTTTACGGAAAACACATAAAAAGGAAGGAAAGACATGAAAAGGCCTTGAAAGCTCTCGATCTGGTCGGTCTTTCTTCAAGGCACAGACATTTTCCAAACCAACTGTCGGGTGGACAACAACAAAGAGTAGCCATAGCGAGAGCTCTCGTGACAAACCCTCTTGTAATACTCGCGGATGAACCGACGGGCAACCTCGACTCCACGACGAGCCAGGAGATAATGTCTCTTTTTACCGACCTCAACAAAATGGGCAAGACAATACTTCTCGTCACCCACGAACATGATATTTCGCAATGGGCGAAAAGAAAAATTGTCCTCAAAGACGGAAGAATAATATCAGACACACTGAACGGGGAGACCGATAAACAAAAATGA
- a CDS encoding ABC transporter permease, whose amino-acid sequence MNLYSGYKTAYKALFKNKTRSFLTTLGIVIGVSSVITMLAIGQGSSDSIKDSIRTMGTNVIMVFPAASSRGGVRQDVGSSVSFKEEQVKDIKDNCPSVAMASPVIFSGAQTVSGSSNWQTRIYGVYSEYSYIRDYEVEFGSFFTPEDDRKSTKVCVIGKTVSDNLFGANVNPVGQTIRINRIPFRIVGVLESKGGSMMGQDQDDLILAPFSTVKQRILPIDYIHLIYASAVSENAIDRAVTEIENALTQSMRVGSRQEKPFNVRTQSEIIEMVSSTSRILMILLASIAVISLIVGGIGIMNIMLVSVTERTREIGLRMAVGATGRDILAQFLIEAVLLSLIGGLAGILLGVSASLTLSKILNWPVVITPYSIILSFSFASLIGIFFGWYPAKKASSLIPIEALRYE is encoded by the coding sequence ATGAATCTCTACAGCGGATATAAAACGGCTTATAAAGCGCTTTTTAAAAACAAAACGAGGTCTTTTCTCACGACCCTTGGCATTGTCATAGGGGTTTCTTCGGTCATAACCATGCTCGCTATAGGGCAGGGTTCGAGCGACAGCATCAAAGACTCCATAAGAACAATGGGAACCAACGTCATCATGGTATTCCCCGCCGCTTCATCAAGAGGCGGGGTGAGACAAGACGTAGGCAGCTCAGTGAGTTTCAAAGAAGAACAAGTCAAGGATATCAAAGACAACTGCCCATCCGTCGCCATGGCTTCTCCCGTGATATTCAGCGGGGCTCAGACGGTTTCCGGTTCAAGCAACTGGCAGACGAGAATCTACGGGGTTTACAGCGAATATTCATACATACGGGACTACGAAGTCGAGTTTGGAAGTTTTTTCACCCCAGAAGACGACAGAAAATCAACAAAAGTCTGCGTCATAGGCAAAACGGTCTCTGACAATCTATTCGGAGCCAACGTCAATCCCGTCGGACAGACAATAAGGATAAACCGAATACCTTTTCGAATAGTCGGCGTCTTGGAGAGCAAAGGCGGCAGTATGATGGGTCAGGACCAGGACGACTTGATACTCGCCCCTTTTTCAACCGTCAAACAAAGAATTTTACCCATTGACTACATTCACTTGATATACGCTTCAGCGGTTTCCGAAAACGCAATAGACAGGGCGGTCACCGAAATCGAAAACGCCCTCACGCAGTCGATGAGAGTGGGTTCCAGACAAGAAAAACCTTTTAATGTTAGGACTCAGAGCGAAATAATCGAAATGGTTTCAAGCACCTCAAGAATTCTGATGATCCTTCTGGCGAGCATAGCGGTCATTTCGCTTATCGTCGGAGGCATAGGCATTATGAACATCATGCTCGTCTCAGTGACAGAGAGGACGAGGGAGATCGGATTGAGAATGGCTGTCGGAGCCACCGGAAGGGATATTCTCGCGCAGTTCCTTATAGAGGCAGTCCTTTTGAGCCTTATTGGAGGTTTAGCAGGAATCTTACTCGGCGTCAGCGCTTCTCTGACGCTTTCGAAAATACTCAACTGGCCGGTCGTCATAACTCCATATTCGATCATCCTGTCGTTTTCATTCGCCTCCCTCATAGGCATTTTCTTCGGTTGGTACCCGGCGAAAAAAGCTTCTTCCCTTATACCCATAGAAGCTCTTCGATACGAATAA
- a CDS encoding efflux RND transporter periplasmic adaptor subunit — protein MKKKIFISLLFILAFFAVVFVILGFLKKRNGNNTEIITDPITRGDLVSEITSTGTLEAVGTVEVGTQISGVIEEIRVDFNSTVREGETLAVLDSRSLRASLLEAQSSYEKSLVQMEQAKRELERITELFEQNLVSQQEYDNQVDALEIARSTFNQSQAQLYRTKINYDYTVITSPISGVVISRNVDEGQTVAASLNTPTLFKIASDLADMQIEALIDETDIGSIKEGQKVVFDVDAFPEDTFVGVVSQVRLQPELVQNVVKYVVIVKVQNPDLKLLPGMTANLTVIIDSREDVLSVINAAFLFSPPPEVLENFVNSSSDSMQTPDIRARGRNPGSSSPSFGTIWIKRGDRIEPVKVTRGMTDGSRTEISGEGIQEGDSVVLSITDGDFSSGDSQRSPFLPGGRR, from the coding sequence ATGAAAAAGAAAATATTCATATCCTTGTTATTCATACTGGCGTTTTTTGCCGTTGTTTTTGTCATCTTGGGTTTTTTGAAAAAAAGAAACGGAAACAACACAGAAATAATTACGGACCCAATAACCAGGGGCGATTTGGTGTCCGAAATAACCTCGACTGGAACCCTCGAAGCAGTCGGGACTGTTGAAGTGGGAACCCAGATATCCGGTGTCATAGAAGAAATAAGAGTCGATTTCAACTCCACAGTAAGAGAAGGAGAGACCCTCGCTGTTCTCGATTCGAGGAGTCTAAGGGCTTCGCTTTTGGAAGCTCAATCAAGTTATGAAAAAAGTCTTGTTCAAATGGAACAAGCCAAAAGGGAGCTTGAAAGGATAACAGAGCTATTTGAACAGAACCTCGTGTCACAACAGGAATACGACAACCAGGTCGATGCGCTTGAAATAGCCCGGAGCACGTTCAACCAGTCACAGGCTCAACTCTACAGGACAAAAATCAATTACGACTACACTGTAATAACCTCTCCCATAAGCGGTGTAGTGATATCGAGGAATGTCGATGAAGGTCAGACCGTAGCGGCAAGTCTCAACACCCCGACTCTGTTTAAAATAGCCAGCGACCTCGCAGACATGCAAATTGAGGCTCTTATAGACGAAACCGACATTGGCAGCATAAAGGAGGGTCAGAAAGTCGTCTTTGACGTGGACGCTTTCCCCGAAGACACTTTTGTGGGTGTCGTAAGTCAAGTCAGGCTTCAACCCGAACTCGTCCAGAACGTGGTCAAGTACGTTGTAATAGTAAAAGTTCAGAATCCCGACCTTAAACTCTTGCCCGGAATGACCGCGAACCTGACTGTGATAATCGACAGCAGAGAAGATGTTCTGTCCGTGATCAACGCTGCTTTTCTTTTTTCTCCCCCTCCGGAAGTTTTGGAAAACTTCGTCAACAGTTCTTCGGACTCCATGCAAACACCCGACATCAGGGCGAGAGGCAGAAATCCGGGGAGTTCTTCGCCGTCTTTCGGGACAATTTGGATAAAAAGAGGAGACCGGATAGAACCGGTAAAAGTAACAAGGGGTATGACTGACGGTTCGAGAACCGAAATTTCCGGAGAGGGTATTCAAGAGGGGGACTCTGTGGTTTTGAGCATTACAGACGGAGATTTTTCTTCCGGCGATTCACAGAGGAGCCCTTTCTTGCCTGGAGGAAGACGTTGA
- a CDS encoding tetratricopeptide repeat protein, producing the protein MRELIPSFISKKYLEGKRSGKLRAAVLFVDISGFTEMTKKLMDRGNEGIEVLTLTINEIFSPAISETREYGGFVSVFGGDAFYSIFSSADVNYLENAVLTGGKICSLFVSSGVKETKWGRFDLSVKTGLSVGEIEWGIIENDKQNSYYFKGEPIDSAGKIQGFCPKNSVVVDLEFKNRFKAENYKEVEKGVFVPFYGPKPHERRNVESLPREDVTERFFPKRLMDESLRGEFREVASVFLSFRETADLKEKISEVTGLVLQTGGYFNRVSYGDKGGFILAFYGAPEGKEKLRERAVEMTLTASKIPDFMICAGITFGMAFSGFSGSQERAEYTCQGEKVNLAARLMAYKDKDLPSEPRIFVEYSVVKKLKSLYTFEMYKKSKMKGFTKPIEIYSVVGEKKNTKTERKAIGFVGRRRQLEETLRILKDTILSKKFGGFLKIEGEAGIGKSYFVSELTEDNPDIRWVSMACDQIYRYSLNPIRQFLEDYFNLENVAGESEKALKVGQGIDGIFGVDGFSDESEKEKMAYLFTDLLGLKTEKSPYGQLGLKNKKDELFYFIKAFIKRLSMKKPLGVFIDDAHWIDTETAAFLKFLTKGVEEFPFIVVVASRPQREGEEDGLFRGFESLRAVKLEPFEKEDSFDMMRKFFGNENIPFTTMEFVHEKTEGNPFYIKQILGYFTENGMLDAEYRLTSKTVSIPSDIRALLVSRFDSFGEDLRRVAVKASVIGRDFQVEILEKMALSVNLVKTLEDGEKNGIWAGAKTGFYMFSHALIRDSIYEMQLLSERRKLHLEAAKSFELLNRDDRYTAFVAYHYDLAEDQKNAPLYLKRALKISENAVSASDTIKFYKALDKYLPFGREKTRNTLRRAELLRNTENLISAEESAIQALDESEGNGWEDIKAQSLICLSSIAQSRGKLEDMFGFLKRIESLESISSDLITQGKIQQFFGIYYHDINDEKTALEYFKKALDCFEKADAKVSQAYILSNIAIFCGRVEGIGLSNVLKILLKALEIAKEAEDLYLLEVIYSNIALTYTEVYLNMENSLEYYLKALEISKKIGNKATVMYVSNNLGRVYQALGDDKSSEELFRKSLDLALEFGYKLPAYFALINLASFYRFQEKHQESLEYALRAEQKIIGKDYFNELRLEVMDMKYEIYCALKKPEQALEVMKELGKLTKEVFEGKSLEDLDLREQRISYIKSPSGEKIENMKKLAEKIGSLEKKASAFYAIWEDTKSLEAAFVALDMYIRLIQTPVEQIQGFKDSIYLIKKRRLEIFLKTSHTRSIGCRDNSN; encoded by the coding sequence GCTGTTTTGTTTGTCGATATATCAGGATTCACAGAGATGACAAAAAAGCTGATGGACAGAGGGAATGAAGGTATAGAAGTTCTGACACTGACGATAAACGAAATATTTTCCCCCGCGATTTCAGAGACAAGAGAATATGGAGGTTTTGTTTCGGTTTTCGGAGGTGACGCTTTTTACTCGATATTCAGCAGTGCCGACGTAAATTATCTTGAAAACGCCGTTTTGACCGGGGGGAAAATATGCTCTCTTTTTGTAAGTTCTGGCGTTAAAGAAACTAAGTGGGGGAGGTTTGACCTTTCAGTCAAAACAGGCCTTTCGGTCGGTGAAATCGAGTGGGGGATAATAGAGAACGATAAGCAGAACTCGTATTATTTCAAGGGTGAACCCATTGATTCAGCGGGGAAAATCCAGGGCTTCTGTCCGAAAAATAGCGTGGTTGTGGATTTGGAATTCAAAAACAGGTTTAAGGCTGAAAACTATAAAGAGGTCGAAAAAGGTGTTTTCGTTCCTTTTTATGGGCCGAAACCTCACGAGAGACGGAACGTCGAAAGCCTTCCGCGAGAAGACGTCACGGAGAGATTTTTTCCCAAAAGGCTGATGGACGAATCTCTCAGAGGTGAATTCAGGGAAGTGGCGAGTGTTTTTTTGTCGTTCAGAGAAACCGCAGATCTCAAGGAAAAAATATCCGAAGTCACTGGCCTCGTCCTTCAGACCGGCGGGTATTTCAACAGGGTGAGTTACGGTGACAAGGGCGGGTTTATACTCGCTTTCTACGGAGCCCCCGAGGGAAAGGAGAAGTTGCGCGAGAGGGCGGTCGAGATGACTCTTACCGCTTCAAAGATTCCGGATTTCATGATTTGCGCCGGTATAACTTTTGGGATGGCTTTTTCGGGGTTTTCAGGAAGTCAAGAAAGGGCTGAATACACTTGCCAAGGAGAGAAAGTCAACCTGGCGGCTCGGCTGATGGCATACAAAGATAAGGATTTGCCTTCCGAGCCGAGGATATTTGTCGAATACTCCGTGGTCAAGAAATTGAAAAGTTTGTATACCTTTGAAATGTACAAGAAGTCGAAAATGAAGGGTTTTACAAAACCCATAGAGATATATTCTGTTGTCGGAGAGAAAAAAAATACAAAAACAGAGAGAAAAGCGATCGGTTTTGTAGGCAGGAGAAGACAACTCGAAGAAACTCTGAGAATACTGAAAGATACAATTCTGTCTAAAAAATTCGGCGGTTTCCTGAAAATCGAAGGTGAAGCGGGAATCGGCAAGAGTTATTTTGTTTCAGAACTTACAGAGGACAACCCCGATATTCGCTGGGTATCAATGGCTTGCGACCAGATTTACAGGTATTCTTTGAATCCGATCCGGCAGTTTTTGGAGGATTACTTCAACTTAGAAAACGTCGCAGGAGAGAGCGAAAAGGCTTTAAAAGTAGGACAAGGTATAGATGGGATTTTTGGAGTCGATGGTTTTTCCGACGAATCCGAAAAGGAGAAGATGGCCTATCTTTTCACGGATTTGTTGGGCCTAAAGACTGAAAAATCCCCATATGGACAGTTGGGATTAAAAAACAAGAAAGACGAATTATTTTATTTTATAAAAGCTTTTATAAAGAGACTCTCGATGAAAAAACCTTTGGGCGTGTTTATAGATGATGCGCACTGGATAGACACGGAGACAGCCGCTTTTTTGAAATTTTTGACCAAGGGCGTCGAGGAATTTCCGTTTATTGTCGTCGTAGCTTCCAGACCTCAGAGGGAAGGGGAAGAGGATGGTCTTTTCAGAGGGTTTGAAAGTCTCAGGGCTGTCAAACTCGAACCTTTTGAGAAAGAAGATTCGTTCGACATGATGAGAAAATTCTTTGGGAATGAGAACATTCCTTTTACGACGATGGAGTTCGTGCATGAAAAGACGGAAGGAAACCCTTTCTACATTAAACAGATACTGGGTTATTTCACAGAAAACGGGATGTTAGACGCTGAATACAGGCTGACTTCAAAGACAGTCTCTATCCCTTCTGACATTAGGGCATTGCTTGTCTCGAGGTTTGACAGTTTTGGCGAAGACCTGAGAAGGGTTGCCGTCAAAGCTTCTGTGATCGGAAGAGATTTTCAGGTGGAAATACTCGAAAAGATGGCATTGTCGGTGAATCTTGTAAAAACTCTTGAAGATGGAGAGAAAAACGGGATATGGGCTGGCGCGAAAACCGGTTTTTACATGTTTTCACACGCTTTGATAAGGGACTCGATCTACGAGATGCAGTTGTTGAGCGAGAGGAGAAAGCTGCACCTTGAAGCCGCGAAAAGTTTTGAGCTTTTGAACAGAGACGATCGTTACACCGCTTTTGTTGCTTACCATTACGACTTGGCGGAAGATCAAAAAAATGCTCCGCTCTATTTGAAAAGAGCCCTTAAAATTTCGGAAAACGCTGTATCAGCTTCGGATACTATTAAATTTTACAAAGCTCTCGACAAATACCTGCCTTTCGGCAGGGAGAAAACCAGAAACACTCTCAGGAGAGCTGAACTTTTGAGAAACACCGAAAACCTGATTTCAGCCGAGGAATCCGCGATACAGGCGCTTGATGAGAGCGAAGGGAACGGATGGGAAGATATTAAAGCACAAAGTCTTATCTGTCTTTCATCCATAGCCCAAAGCCGAGGTAAATTGGAGGATATGTTTGGATTTTTGAAAAGAATTGAGAGCCTCGAATCTATTTCTTCAGACTTGATCACTCAAGGGAAAATTCAGCAGTTTTTTGGCATCTACTACCATGATATAAACGACGAAAAGACCGCTCTTGAATATTTTAAAAAAGCCCTGGATTGTTTCGAAAAAGCGGATGCAAAGGTCAGCCAAGCCTATATTCTGTCAAACATAGCGATATTCTGCGGCAGGGTGGAGGGAATAGGACTGTCAAACGTTTTGAAAATTCTCCTGAAAGCCCTTGAAATTGCCAAAGAAGCTGAAGACCTTTACCTGCTGGAAGTAATTTATTCAAATATCGCTCTAACATACACGGAAGTTTACCTCAATATGGAAAACAGTCTGGAATACTACCTAAAAGCTCTTGAAATTTCCAAAAAAATCGGCAATAAAGCCACTGTTATGTATGTATCCAACAACTTGGGAAGAGTATATCAGGCTCTTGGAGATGATAAAAGCTCAGAAGAACTTTTCAGAAAATCACTGGATTTGGCGCTCGAGTTTGGCTACAAACTGCCGGCATACTTCGCGCTCATTAATCTCGCGTCTTTTTACAGATTTCAAGAAAAACATCAAGAATCTCTCGAATACGCGCTCAGGGCTGAACAGAAAATTATTGGAAAAGATTATTTCAATGAATTACGTTTAGAGGTGATGGACATGAAATACGAGATCTATTGCGCTTTGAAAAAACCGGAGCAGGCGCTGGAAGTTATGAAGGAATTGGGTAAACTCACCAAAGAGGTGTTTGAAGGAAAATCGTTGGAGGATTTGGATCTCAGAGAACAGAGAATCTCATACATAAAATCACCCTCAGGAGAAAAAATAGAAAATATGAAGAAATTGGCAGAAAAGATTGGATCCCTCGAAAAAAAAGCAAGCGCTTTTTATGCGATTTGGGAAGACACAAAATCATTGGAAGCGGCTTTTGTAGCTCTGGATATGTATATCCGGTTGATCCAAACTCCTGTAGAACAGATTCAGGGATTCAAGGATTCAATTTATTTGATAAAAAAAAGAAGGCTCGAAATATTTTTAAAAACCTCTCATACGCGGAGTATCGGTTGTCGGGATAACAGCAATTAG